Below is a window of Methanocaldococcus jannaschii DSM 2661 DNA.
AATAGATTAGCTGATAGAGGATTAACAATAGACGATGTTATTGAGGCAATTAAGAAAAAATTAAAGGTAAAGATTGATGTTGATGGAACTACTTTATATTTAAAAATAAAGACTCCATCAATAAAAGCTCTTAGAAAGAGAATCCCAAAAATCAAAAATATACAATTAAAAGGAATTCCAGGAATTGAGAGGGTTTTAGTTAAAAAAGAGGGAGGAGAATATGTTTTATATACTCAAGGTTCAAACTTAAGAGAAGTGTTTAAAATTGATGGGGTTGATACAACAAGAACAATAACCAATAACATCATTGAAATCCAAGAAGTTTTAGGTATTGAGGCAGCAAGAAACGCTATAATTAATGAAATGAGAAACACGTTAGAGCAACAGGGGTTGGAGGTTGATATAAGGCATTTGATGTTAGTGGCAGATATAATGACTGCTGATGGGGAAGTTAAGCCAATTGGAAGACATGGAGTTGCTGGAGAGAAAGGTTCTGTCTTAGCAAGAGCTGCATTCGAAGAAACTGTTAAGCATCTATATGCTGCTGCAGAGAGGGGAGATGTTGATAAACTGAAAGGGGTTATAGAAAACGTTATTGTTGGAAAACCAATATACTTAGGAACTGGATGTGTTGAACTAACAATAGATAGGGAGTACGAAGAGGGTAAAAATATGGAAGAGTAAAGTTTTTATATTAAAATTTACTTTTAACATTAACATCATAAACTACTATTTTATGGGGATGATGATACATCGATGTGCTGAATATTGATGATGAACGCGCCCTTCTCTGACCTTTAAAAAATTTAAACAAAAATTGATTTAATTTTTTGATGTTTTTATCCTATCCAAAAAGTATATAAATATAGAGAAACTATTATCGAAAACCAATATTCTTACCGGTAGGGAGTTAGGACTTTCGCAGGAGTAAATGTTTTATATTGAATATTGACATTTTTTAGATGTCTAAGTTCCAAAGTTAAAATATATTTGCCTGCGAAAGTCCTAAGAAATCCCTCCGGAGTAAAAAATGAGAAGGAGGGAGAATATGGATGTGAATAAAGCAATTAGAACCGCAGTAGATACAGGTAAAGTAATTTTAGGTTCAAAAAGAACAATAAAATTTGTTAAACACGGAGAAGGTAAGTTAGTAGTTTTAGCAGGAAACATTCCAAAAGATTTAGAAGAGGATGTCAAATACTACGCTAAGTTATCAAACATCCCAGTTTATCAACATAAAATAACATCATTAGAACTGGGAGCGGTTTGTGGGAAACCTTTCCCAGTTGCTGCTCTTTTGGTTTTAGATGAAGGGCTCTCAAACATTATGGAGCTGGTAGAGAAAAAGGAAGGTGGTGAATAATGGCTAAGGTAAGATTAACAACAGAAGAGATTATGAAGATTGGATTTTTTGAAAAAATTGCAAATGTCCCTATTCTTGACTGTGTATTAAATGATGAAAGAGTTGCTTTTATTGTAAAGGAGGGTGATGTAGGAGCGGCAATTGGGAAGGGTGGAGAGAACGTTAAAACAGCAGAAGAGAAATTTGGAAAGAAAGTTGATATTATTGAGTACTCAGACGACTGGAGAAAGTTTATAAGAAATATATTCGCACCAATACAGTTAGATGATGTTTGGGTTAAAAGAGTTGGAAAGGATGTTGTTGCTTTTATTAAAATAAATCCAAAAGTTAGAAGAGCGGTTTTTGGAGAAAAAGGCAAGAACTTAGAAAGAGCTTTAAAGATTTTAAAAAGACATACAAAAATTACAAAAATAAAAGTTATTGTTGAAAATCAAAAATTTAAAAGAAAAAGAGCAAAAAGACCTGTAGTTAAAGACCAACAGCAAGAACAGACTGAAACTAAGCAAGAAACAGACGTTCAACAGGATGTAAAGGAAACTGTTAAAGAGTAAAAGTATTTATAAAAGTATTTATCTTTATATGCTATATGCTGTATGGGAAAATCATTGTGTAATCTTTCCAAATTATTACTTGAATTATTAAATTACTCAAAATCAAAACAAAACATAACATAATTATGAAAGGTGAAGATTATGAGTGGAAGTAAATCACCAAGAGGAGAATTTGCTGGTAGAAAGTTGAGATTAAAAAGAAAATGGTGTAGATGGCACGATTACAACTATGTTAGAAGAGTTTTAAAATTAAAAGAGAAGTATGACCCATTAGAAGGAGCACCAATGGCAAGAGGAATAGTTATTGAAAAAGTTGGTTTAGAGGCAAAGCAGCCAAACTCAGCTATTAGAAAGTGTGTCAGAGTTCAGTTAATTAAAAACGGTAGAGTTGTTACTGCATTCTGTCCAGGAAATCACGCTATAAACTTCATTGATGAACACGATGAGGTTATCATTGAAGGTATTGGAGGACCTAAGGGACCAAGAGCTAAGGGGGACATTCCAGGAGTTAAGTATAAGGTTATAATGGTTGGTAGAAACTCATTGAGAGAATTAGTTAGAGGAAGACAGGAGAAAATCAAAAGATAAATTCTCTATATTTAAATTTATTAAAAATTTTGAAAGAGTTGGAAATGAGGTGGTAATTTGGAACTCGATGAAATTAAGGTATTTGGAAGATGGAGCACAAAGGATGTTGTTGTTAAAGACCCAGGTTTAAGAAACTACATAAACTTAACACCAATTTATGTTCCACACACTGCAGGAAGATACACAAAGAGACAGTTCGAAAAAGCAAAAATGAACATTGTTGAGAGATTAGTAAATAAAGTTATGAGAAGAGAAGAAAATACAGGTAAAAAATTAAAAGCATTAAAAATAGTTGAAAATGCTTTTGAAATCATTGAAAAGAGAACAAAACAAAACCCAATTCAAGTTTTAGTAGATGCAATTGAAAACGCTGGACCAAGAGAAGATACAACAAGAATTTCTTATGGAGGTATCGTCTATTTACAATCAGTTGATTGTTCATCATTGAGAAGAATTGATGTTGCTTTAAGAAACATTGCTCTTGGAGCATACATGGCTGCTCATAAAAGCAAGAAGCCAATTGAAGAGGCATTAGCTGAAGAGATAATTGCAGCTGCAAGAGGAGACATGCAGAAAAGCTATGCAGTTAGAAAGAAAGAAGAGACAGAGAGAGTTGCTCAGTCAGCAAGATAAATTTACATGCCTTTTCAATATTACATCCAAACTTTATCTTAATAACCCAATAAGCTTTTAAACTTTTAACAAATTAATTAACTCAACAACTAAAAATAAGGTGAAGGGACATGGGAAAAAGAGCAAAAATGATTGCTAAAATTAAGGAATTAATGGAAAAGTATGACAGAATAAGAAATATCGGAATCTGTGCTCACATTGACCACGGAAAAACAACATTATCAGATAACCTATTAGCTGGAGCAGGAATGATTTCAAAAGAATTAGCTGGAGAGCAGTTAGCTCTCGACTTCGATGAAGAGGAAGCTCAAAGAGGAATCACCATATTTGCTGCAAACGTTTCAATGGTTCACACCTATGAAGGAAATGAGTATTTAATTAACTTAATTGACACTCCAGGACACGTTGACTTTGGAGGGGACGTTACAAGAGCAATGAGAGCTATTGATGGGGCAATTGTTGTTGTCTGTGCAGTTGAGGGAGTTATGCCACAGACAGAAACTGTCTTAAGACAGGCATTGAGGGAGAGAGTTAAACCAGTCCTCTTCATCAACAAGGTAGATAGATTAATTAACGAGTTAAAACTAACACCAGAAGAGTTGCAGAGCAGATTTATCAAGATTATCAATGATATTAACAACTTAATTAGAAAGATGGCTCCAGAAGAATTTAAAGACAAATGGTTGGTTAGAGTTGAAGATGGAAGTGTCGCATTTGGTTCAGCTTACAACAACTGGGCAATTTCAGTTCCATTCATGAAGAAGAGTGGAATTACATTTAAAGATATAATCAAGTATTGTGAAGAAGACAGGCAAGATGAATTAGCTGAAAAAGCTCCATTACATGAAGTTGTTTTAGATATGGTTATTAAACACTTACCAAGCCCACCAGAAGCTCAGAAATACAGAATTCCACACCTATGGAAAGGAGACTTGAATTCAGAAGCTGGAAAAGCTATGCTCAACTGTGACCCTAACGGACCATTAGCAGGAGTTATTACAAAGATTATTGTAGATAAACACGCAGGAGCTGTTTCAGTTTGTAGATTATTCAGTGGTAGAATTAAGCAAGGAGACGAAGTTTATATGGTAAATAACCAGCAAAAGGCAAAGATTCAGCAAGTATCTGTCTTCATGGGGCCTGAGAGAATTCCAGTAGATAGCATTTCAGCAGGAAACATCTGTGCATTAGTTGGTTTGAAGGAGGCATCAGCAGGAGAAACAATCTGTTCCCCAGACAAAATAATTGAGCCATTTGAGGCAATAACTCACATCAGTGAGCCAGTTATTACAGTCGCTATTGAAGCAAAGAACACAAAAGATTTACCAAAATTAATTGAAGTTTTAAGACAAGTTGCAAGAGAAGACCCAACCGTTAAAGTTGAGATTAACGAAGAAACAGGAGAGCACTTATTAAGCGGTATGGGAGAGTTGCACATTGAGATTATAACAAAATTAAAGATTGAGAGAGATGCTGGAATTCCAGTTGAAGTAGGGCAACCAATTGTTGTCTATAGAGAGACAGTAACAGGGCAATCACCAGTAGTTGAGAGTAAATCTCCAAACAAACACAACAAGCTCTACTTTGTAGTTGAACCATTAGAGGAGAGTGTATTACAAGCATACAAAGAAGGAAGAATCCCAGACGTTGATACAAAGAGAAAATTAGATGATAAGATTGTTCAGGAGTTAATTAAGGCAGGAATGGATCCAGAAGAAGCTAAGAGAGTAATGTGTATCTATGAAGGAAACGTTCTCATTAACATGACAAGAGGTATTGTCCATTTAGATGAAGTTAAAGAATTGATTATCCAAGGGTTCAAAGAAGCTATGAGAAACGGTCCATTAGCAGCAGAGAAGTGTCAAGGAGTTAAAGTTAAGTTAATGGATGCAGTATTACACGAAGATGCAATCCACAGAGGACCAGCACAAATGATTCCAGCAGCAAGATTTGGTATTAGAGATGCAATGATGCAGGCAAATCCAGTATTATTAGAGCCAATGCAGTTTGTTTATATAAACACCCCACAGGACTTCATGGGGGCAGCGATGAGGGAAATCAGCAACAGAAGAGGACAAATCTTAGATATGGAGCAAGAGGGAGATATGGCTATCATTAAAGCTAAGTGTCCAGTTGCAGAGATGTTTGGATTCGCTGGGGCTATTAGAGGAGCAACTCAGGGTAGATGTCTCTGGAGTATTGAGTTTGCTGGTTATGAAAAAGTTCCAAGAGACATGCAAGAGCAATTAATTAAGCAAATTAGAGAGAGAAAAGGACTTAAATTAGAATAAACTCTCTGACTATTATATCCTTATTTTATTTTTAAGATTCAAGAAAATCTATTTTACCCCCTACGGCCCACGCTCTCGACGTGGCAGAGCCAAGGATGAGAGAGGGTAGGATATAGGGGGGACATTTCTCATAAATAATTAATCTATTTTGTTGATAATAAGTTATCTCTTAATGTTAAATCACTCGGAGACTGAAGAATTGATAGTTTTTTGGAAATTTTTACACATATAATTTTCTAATCTGAGTTAATTTTTTCAACCTTACCAAAACTTTAGTTTTTATTCAAATTCTAAGCTTAAATAAATTTTATTTTTTGAAAGGTTATTTTTGAAAGACACTATGGCATTCTTTGAGTGTCATTATGCAATCAAACATTTTTTCTTGCAGAAATCTAATTTAAATAATTTTATATGGAAAATTCTGGGACTGTTAAGTTAACGACTTCACCCAATTGTAGAACATTATGGAGCTTTTTACTCAACTAACAACCGTATCGAATTTACTATTACTTGGAAATCTATTTAAAACCTCTTTAATCTTGTGATAATAAATTCTAATCGATTCGTGACTTATATCTTCGAATTGGGAGGGGGATAAACCCACTTTCCTCAATGATAATCCGAGGTAGTATAAAAGCCCTGCTAAGATTTTAACCTCTATCGATTCCTATTCCTTTTAAAAAGCTTCCTCTCTACGATTTTCTCCTTTATAACTTCTATCATGAGCCTCATAGTTTATTATTTTTTATCAATATTTTGATAAAAACTTAACTTGACAATCTCATCCTTATAAAAGTTAAACTTATATAATAAAACATTAAAATAACATTTTAAGATTTAGAAGAGGGATGGAATTATGGTCATAAAAAAAATTATAAAGAAGATTAGAGGAAATAAAGACTTACCAAAACCTATTGAAGTCCCTGATGAAGAGTATATAGTTATTGGAGAAGAAAAACCAGCTTATATATTAGAGGAAGAATCAGAAACTGAATCAGAAGTTTTAGGGTTAGAACATAAGGAAAAGGAAGAAGTAAAAGAAGTGGAAGAGGTTGTTAGAGTAGAAAAGATTCTTCCAAAATTGTATGTTGTTAGGATTAAACATCCTTTAGACTTTGAAAATATAAAAGATAAAATCCCAGAATATGACGTTGTAATTGTAAATTTTGAGGAAGTACCTTTTGAATCTATTTTAAAAGAGCTTAATGAATTTAGGGATTATATGAGTATTTTAAATTTTAAATTAGGGTTTGTTGCTGAGAATGTGTTGTTAGCTTATAGAGATGACGTGATATTGGATAAATATGTTTCAAATATTACGGACGATGCTGAAAATGTGTAAAACTAATTAATATATAATAATTAATTATTTTAGTTCATTTTTATCTTGTTAATTTTTTGGTGGTTAAATGAGAATAGCAATAACTGGAACTCCAGGAGTTGGGAAAACAACAATTTCAAAAGTTTTGAGAGACAGATTAGGAATAAAAGTTATTGATATAACTGAGGCTGTTAAGAAATATAAGCTATATACTGAAAAAGATGAAGATATGGACTCTTATGTTATTGATTTTGAGAAATTGGAAAAATTTATTGATGAGATTGAGGAAAAAGAAAAAACTATTATATTAGATGGTCATGTATCTCATCTTTTGAATCCCGACTATATTATAGTTCTTAGATGCAATCCAGAAATTATCAAAGAAAGGTTAGAAAAAAGGGGCTATAAGCCAAAAAAGGTTTTGGAAAATATTCAGGCAGAAATTTTAGATGTGTGCTTATGTGAGAGTAAAGGCAAGGTTTATGAGATAGATACAACAAATAGAGATGTTGAAAATATAGTTGATGAGATTATTGAAGCAATAAAACATAAAAAAGAGAGAAAAGGAGTTGTAGATTGGACAGAGAAATACTTTGATTATTTAACTTTAGAAATTAAATAATTCCCTAACAACAAAGCATCAAAATCTGCCTTTAAAAAGCTATTTATTGCATCTTTCTCATTGCAAACTATCGGCTCTCCATGTAAATTAAAGGATGTGTTTAAAACTACTGGAATACCTATAGAGTCATAAATATATCTTATTATTCCGTAGAATGTTTTATTTGAATCTTTTTTTAATGTTTGAGGTCTTGTAGTTTTATCTACGTGTATAACCCCCTCAATTTCTTTTATCTTATTCTCCTTAACCTTAAATATCTGAGTCATAAATGGGGAGTATCTTGGATTTATTAAATAATCATCTATAAAATCATACAGTATTGTTGGAGCAAAAGGCATAAACCAACTTCTTTTTAACTTTTTATTAATCTTTTCTTTATTTTCTTTTGTTGGTAAAGCTATAACGCTCCTATTTCCCAAAGCTCTTGGACCAAACTCCATTTTCCCTCTTGATAGGCAAACAACCTTATTATCTAAGATTAAATTTCCAATGACCTCTGGAATGTCTCTCTCTTCAACAAACTCTATCTTATAATCATTGAGTTTATTTTTTAATTCCTCTAAAATTTTTTCAGCTCTTTCATTTTCAATTTCATATCCAAAGTATGTATTGTTTATATTTATTCTATCTATTCTTTTATCGGCTAAGCTTGCTCCTAAGCAAAGTCCTTCATCTCCCATAAAAGGTGGAACGAATAGATTATATTTTTCAGCAATTTTTGAATTCAACTTAACGTTTTGAGCCACTCCACCAACAAACACAATGTTATCTATGTTATATTCATTAGATAAATCATCAATTGCCTTTAAAACAATATTTTCTAAAGTTCTTTGAGCAAATTTTGATATTCTAACCTTATCCTCAAAAGATAATTGGCTTTTATCGCTAACTATAAGTTTTTTCAATGCTTTGGTAGCTTCATAGCCAATAACTCCTAAATAATTTTTAAATGATTTTAATTCTTTTATATAGTCAATAGTTGTTAAATTTATATCATCTTCTCCTTCGTAAGAAGATAGAGACATAACTTTTCCTTCATCTTCCATAGGCTTAAAACCTAAAAGCTCAGTTATTGAGGCATAAAAATCTCCAACAGAGTCGATTAAATCACTTTGGGCTATAATTTCCAAGTTATTTTTATTTGCTATGGATGCCAAAAAAGATAAACCATCTCCTCCTCCATCTATTGAAATTACTAAAGCTTCTTTAAAATCTGAGAGTTTAAATAAATATGAATGGGATATGTGATGATAAAAATAGAGAAATTTTTTATTTATTCTGTTTTGAAATTCTTTTAATTTTTTTATTCTCTCTCCTCTTCTAAAAACTCCACCAACAGAAACATAATTAATTTCATCAGGTTTAACTTTGTTTAAAATATAATCTACTGATTTTTCTGGGAATCCTCTCTGATTTTTCTTTCTTGTAAATCTCTCCTCACTCATTGCAAATAGGATTTCATCTCTTTTTATCAAAGAAGAGCTTGCATTATGCCCATCACAAATTCCAAGAATCATACAAACACCAATTACAGCTCTCCAATTGCTTTTAACTTCCTTTCAATTGTGTTTTCTTTATCTTTCCTTTCATCAATTTTTAAACTGCTTACAACTCTATCAACGTCATTTAAAACTGTTGAATGTGCTTCTTTAAAAGCTTTTAAAATTTCATCTAAATCTCCTTCTAATACAGTTCCCATAGCGTTTGTCTCAACCTTTAAATCATACTTTTTAAAAACTTCAATTGCTTTTTTAACATACTTTGAAACACTTGCTCCTTTTCCTAAAGGAATTATAGAAACCTCAGCAACGACTTTTCTCATAAAAATCACCTAAAAATTGATAAAAATAATAAAAAAGCAAAAATAAAATAGAATCAAAATTTAATTATTTCTCTAATTCACTTAAAACTTCTTTCAACTTCTCCTTAACCTTTTCTAATTTTGCGGCCAATTCTTCATTCTCTTTCTTAAGTTTTTCAATTTCTTCTTCTAACTTCTTAATGTCAGTTATCTTCTCTAATTCTTCTTTTCTGACAACAGCTTCTAAGAATTTTTCTACTTCTTCAATATTTAATTCCCCTCTCTTCATCATCTCATAGGTTTCCCTAACAAGCTTTCCTGCCTTTGTTTCTCCTTTTAAATGCTTTCTAATGGTTTGTTCAGTTCTTCCTAACTCATCTGCGATTTCTCTTATTGTATATCCAGCTTTCTCTCTTGCTAAAGCTCCTGCGGCAATAGCTAAGGAATCAACCCAAGTAACTTTCTCTATAGGGTCTTTTATTAACTCCAAGATTTCAGGTCTGAACAATGTTCCCAAAATTAAAACATGCTCTAACTTGTCTATTTCTGTCTTTGATGTTGGAACTAATGGTATCATGACTCTCCCCCACCTTATTTTTAATTATATTCCTTATATCTATTTTATAATTTTGCTTAGTATTTAAAGTTTTTGTAGATTTCAGAGGAGACTGTCAAGTTAAGTTTTTATCAAAATATTGATAAAAAATAATAAACTATGAGGCTCATGATAGAAGTTATAAAGGAGAAAATCGTAGAGAGGAAGCTTTTTAAAAGGAATAGGAATCGATAGAGGTTAAAATCTTAGCAGGGCTTTTATACTACCTCGGATTATCATTGAGGAAAGTGGGTTTATCCCCCTCCCAATTCGAAGATATAAGTCACGAATCGATTAGAATTTATTATCACAAGATTAAAGAGGTTTTAAATAGATTTCCAAGTAATAGTAAATTCGATACGGTTGTTAGTTGAGTAAAAAGCTCCATAATGTTCTACAATTGGGTGAAGTCGTTAACTTAACAGCCT
It encodes the following:
- a CDS encoding elongation factor EF-2 — encoded protein: MGKRAKMIAKIKELMEKYDRIRNIGICAHIDHGKTTLSDNLLAGAGMISKELAGEQLALDFDEEEAQRGITIFAANVSMVHTYEGNEYLINLIDTPGHVDFGGDVTRAMRAIDGAIVVVCAVEGVMPQTETVLRQALRERVKPVLFINKVDRLINELKLTPEELQSRFIKIINDINNLIRKMAPEEFKDKWLVRVEDGSVAFGSAYNNWAISVPFMKKSGITFKDIIKYCEEDRQDELAEKAPLHEVVLDMVIKHLPSPPEAQKYRIPHLWKGDLNSEAGKAMLNCDPNGPLAGVITKIIVDKHAGAVSVCRLFSGRIKQGDEVYMVNNQQKAKIQQVSVFMGPERIPVDSISAGNICALVGLKEASAGETICSPDKIIEPFEAITHISEPVITVAIEAKNTKDLPKLIEVLRQVAREDPTVKVEINEETGEHLLSGMGELHIEIITKLKIERDAGIPVEVGQPIVVYRETVTGQSPVVESKSPNKHNKLYFVVEPLEESVLQAYKEGRIPDVDTKRKLDDKIVQELIKAGMDPEEAKRVMCIYEGNVLINMTRGIVHLDEVKELIIQGFKEAMRNGPLAAEKCQGVKVKLMDAVLHEDAIHRGPAQMIPAARFGIRDAMMQANPVLLEPMQFVYINTPQDFMGAAMREISNRRGQILDMEQEGDMAIIKAKCPVAEMFGFAGAIRGATQGRCLWSIEFAGYEKVPRDMQEQLIKQIRERKGLKLE
- a CDS encoding NusA-like transcription termination signal-binding factor — protein: MAKVRLTTEEIMKIGFFEKIANVPILDCVLNDERVAFIVKEGDVGAAIGKGGENVKTAEEKFGKKVDIIEYSDDWRKFIRNIFAPIQLDDVWVKRVGKDVVAFIKINPKVRRAVFGEKGKNLERALKILKRHTKITKIKVIVENQKFKRKRAKRPVVKDQQQEQTETKQETDVQQDVKETVKE
- a CDS encoding 50S ribosomal protein L30e is translated as MRRRENMDVNKAIRTAVDTGKVILGSKRTIKFVKHGEGKLVVLAGNIPKDLEEDVKYYAKLSNIPVYQHKITSLELGAVCGKPFPVAALLVLDEGLSNIMELVEKKEGGE
- a CDS encoding 30S ribosomal protein S12 — translated: MSGSKSPRGEFAGRKLRLKRKWCRWHDYNYVRRVLKLKEKYDPLEGAPMARGIVIEKVGLEAKQPNSAIRKCVRVQLIKNGRVVTAFCPGNHAINFIDEHDEVIIEGIGGPKGPRAKGDIPGVKYKVIMVGRNSLRELVRGRQEKIKR
- the rpsG gene encoding 30S ribosomal protein S7, with product MELDEIKVFGRWSTKDVVVKDPGLRNYINLTPIYVPHTAGRYTKRQFEKAKMNIVERLVNKVMRREENTGKKLKALKIVENAFEIIEKRTKQNPIQVLVDAIENAGPREDTTRISYGGIVYLQSVDCSSLRRIDVALRNIALGAYMAAHKSKKPIEEALAEEIIAAARGDMQKSYAVRKKEETERVAQSAR
- a CDS encoding carbamoyltransferase family protein; this translates as MILGICDGHNASSSLIKRDEILFAMSEERFTRKKNQRGFPEKSVDYILNKVKPDEINYVSVGGVFRRGERIKKLKEFQNRINKKFLYFYHHISHSYLFKLSDFKEALVISIDGGGDGLSFLASIANKNNLEIIAQSDLIDSVGDFYASITELLGFKPMEDEGKVMSLSSYEGEDDINLTTIDYIKELKSFKNYLGVIGYEATKALKKLIVSDKSQLSFEDKVRISKFAQRTLENIVLKAIDDLSNEYNIDNIVFVGGVAQNVKLNSKIAEKYNLFVPPFMGDEGLCLGASLADKRIDRININNTYFGYEIENERAEKILEELKNKLNDYKIEFVEERDIPEVIGNLILDNKVVCLSRGKMEFGPRALGNRSVIALPTKENKEKINKKLKRSWFMPFAPTILYDFIDDYLINPRYSPFMTQIFKVKENKIKEIEGVIHVDKTTRPQTLKKDSNKTFYGIIRYIYDSIGIPVVLNTSFNLHGEPIVCNEKDAINSFLKADFDALLLGNYLISKVK
- a CDS encoding adenylate kinase family protein, translated to MRIAITGTPGVGKTTISKVLRDRLGIKVIDITEAVKKYKLYTEKDEDMDSYVIDFEKLEKFIDEIEEKEKTIILDGHVSHLLNPDYIIVLRCNPEIIKERLEKRGYKPKKVLENIQAEILDVCLCESKGKVYEIDTTNRDVENIVDEIIEAIKHKKERKGVVDWTEKYFDYLTLEIK
- a CDS encoding MTH1187 family thiamine-binding protein; the encoded protein is MRKVVAEVSIIPLGKGASVSKYVKKAIEVFKKYDLKVETNAMGTVLEGDLDEILKAFKEAHSTVLNDVDRVVSSLKIDERKDKENTIERKLKAIGEL